A window of the Thermodesulfobacteriota bacterium genome harbors these coding sequences:
- a CDS encoding potassium channel protein, whose translation MKGIRGKLLLSAILIILINAFGTIGYMVMEGWNFRDSLFMTVITLTTVGYAEVHELSPTGEYFTIVLLIGGVGIILYVLATEARVIFEGELQDVFGRRRLEKKIKGLKDHYIICGYGRMGRIVARELKAKGVEAVVIEKEPVSRVDNGDILLFEGDATNEEVLKNVGIDKAKGLVSVLPTDAENLYVVLSGRGLNPKLFVLARASDEGAEQKMLRAGATRVVSPYLTGGLKIAHTILKPAVMGFIEFATRAGNIEIQMEEVPVQNDSKLVGITLDESGIGRDLGVIVVAIKNKERVMQFNPTSKTIMQEGDTLTALGEVSKLSELEEMAGT comes from the coding sequence GGCACCATCGGGTATATGGTCATGGAAGGATGGAATTTCCGAGATTCATTATTTATGACGGTAATAACACTTACCACTGTTGGGTATGCAGAAGTGCATGAACTCTCCCCTACTGGAGAATATTTCACAATTGTTCTCTTAATTGGCGGAGTTGGTATAATTCTTTATGTTCTTGCTACTGAGGCAAGAGTGATTTTTGAAGGGGAATTGCAAGATGTTTTTGGGAGGAGAAGGTTGGAAAAGAAGATTAAGGGATTAAAAGATCATTACATAATTTGTGGCTACGGAAGAATGGGTCGTATTGTCGCCAGAGAGTTAAAAGCGAAAGGAGTGGAAGCTGTTGTTATAGAAAAAGAACCTGTTTCACGAGTGGATAATGGGGACATTCTTTTATTTGAAGGGGATGCTACAAATGAAGAGGTTTTAAAAAATGTAGGAATAGATAAAGCGAAGGGATTGGTATCAGTACTTCCAACAGATGCAGAAAATCTTTATGTAGTGTTAAGTGGACGCGGGCTCAATCCGAAACTTTTTGTTCTGGCAAGAGCAAGTGATGAGGGGGCAGAGCAGAAGATGTTACGTGCAGGTGCTACAAGGGTGGTTTCACCCTATCTCACCGGCGGTCTAAAGATAGCCCATACTATATTGAAACCTGCAGTTATGGGCTTTATTGAATTTGCAACAAGGGCAGGGAATATTGAAATTCAGATGGAAGAGGTTCCTGTTCAAAACGATTCCAAATTAGTAGGTATCACACTGGACGAAAGTGGAATCGGAAGAGATTTAGGAGTAATAGTTGTTGCCATTAAAAACAAAGAGAGAGTTATGCAGTTTAATCCAACTTCAAAAACGATTATGCAAGAAGGTGACACTCTAACAGCCCTTGGAGAAGTGTCCAAATTGAGTGAACTGGAAGAGATGGCGGGGACATAA
- a CDS encoding endonuclease domain-containing protein, whose translation MLVNGARDLRKNPTEAERKLWAHLRLRQIGGYKFRRQHPLGPYIVDVVCIEKKLIVEVDGGQHDEKRFYDAKRDKWLEEKGFKVIRFWNNEVLRHIDIVKEVIESELGCGER comes from the coding sequence ATGCTTGTTAATGGAGCGAGGGACTTGAGAAAAAATCCTACTGAAGCAGAACGAAAATTGTGGGCTCATCTCCGTCTTCGTCAGATCGGAGGATATAAATTTAGGAGGCAACATCCCTTAGGGCCCTACATTGTTGATGTTGTTTGTATAGAGAAGAAATTAATTGTAGAAGTGGACGGAGGACAGCACGATGAAAAGAGGTTTTATGATGCAAAAAGGGATAAGTGGCTGGAAGAAAAAGGATTTAAGGTAATAAGATTTTGGAATAATGAGGTGTTGAGGCATATTGATATTGTGAAGGAAGTAATCGAGAGTGAACTAGGCTGCGGGGAAAGGTAA
- a CDS encoding cobalamin-independent methionine synthase II family protein: protein MPLPTEPIGSIPRAQELLGGLKAFEVGKISRNDLDKLYDKAVQDTIRRFEETGSPIITDGEQTKPSFLTYPIQGATNLAVDGVIIPFADGHTRQLPRLTSGPFKYKRYAVEYLENAKTYANVPVKQAVIAASALSLLYPREGITNYSREEFLEDLVNETESDIRRCLEKGAYNVQIDFTEGRLSVKLDPSKRLLKEFISLNNLVIDRFTAEQRIKIGVHTCPGGDLDSTHSAEVDYAELLPSLFQLSAGNFYIQLASEKDRRRVLRIIKQHSKTSQKIFVGVIDPINPKLETPEEVRDRVIEAAEFIEPDRLGTTDDCGFSPFGDDTSTARETAFEKIRARVIGTKLASKELGL from the coding sequence ATGCCGCTTCCAACTGAGCCAATCGGCAGCATACCAAGGGCGCAAGAGTTGTTGGGGGGATTAAAGGCATTCGAGGTAGGAAAGATTTCACGAAACGATTTAGACAAGCTCTATGACAAAGCTGTTCAGGACACGATTCGGCGTTTTGAAGAAACGGGATCTCCTATAATCACAGACGGTGAACAGACAAAACCTAGCTTTCTTACCTATCCAATTCAGGGAGCTACAAACCTGGCTGTGGATGGAGTCATCATTCCGTTTGCCGACGGACATACTAGACAATTGCCCCGGTTAACCTCCGGCCCCTTCAAATATAAAAGATACGCTGTCGAATATCTCGAGAACGCAAAAACATATGCGAATGTCCCGGTCAAACAAGCTGTCATCGCTGCATCGGCTTTGAGCCTCCTGTACCCACGGGAAGGAATTACGAATTACTCAAGAGAAGAATTTCTTGAGGATTTGGTAAATGAGACCGAATCCGACATACGCCGCTGCCTGGAAAAGGGGGCATATAACGTACAAATCGATTTTACAGAAGGCAGGCTATCCGTCAAGCTTGATCCGTCAAAAAGGCTTTTGAAGGAATTCATCAGCCTCAATAACCTCGTAATTGATCGCTTCACAGCAGAACAGAGAATTAAAATTGGAGTTCATACCTGTCCCGGTGGCGATCTAGATTCAACCCATAGCGCCGAAGTCGATTATGCAGAACTTTTGCCTAGCCTTTTTCAACTCAGTGCTGGAAACTTCTACATTCAATTGGCAAGCGAAAAAGATAGACGGAGGGTTCTGCGTATCATAAAGCAGCACTCGAAGACCAGTCAGAAGATTTTTGTTGGGGTTATAGATCCAATTAATCCTAAATTGGAAACACCGGAAGAAGTTAGAGACAGGGTGATAGAAGCGGCTGAATTCATTGAACCTGATCGGTTGGGAACTACCGACGACTGTGGTTTCTCCCCCTTCGGGGATGATACCTCTACAGCTAGGGAAACTGCATTCGAAAAAATAAGGGCCCGAGTTATTGGCACGAAGTTAGCCTCCAAAGAACTTGGATTATAG
- a CDS encoding AAA family ATPase, producing MKKQTRIDRAKLIQFLLNPLSYPHKTRNVKHIQTHISDVFIAPPFVYKVKKPVDFGFLDFTSLKKRKLFCQKEVDLNRRLCNIYIGVEEISMSDGNYKFGKGDKTIEYAVKMKRLPEKYFLKNLIHTGNVGLDDLRRIIEKLVEFYESQNHGVAINDFGRPVNIKSFIYGNISLVKSFIGNTISSATHEAIKFYNDMFFERYSSLFQERIEKGFIKDCHGDLHLNNINITPKYVCIHDCIEFNDRFRFIDIASDIAFLAMDLDFNGRRDFADFVVSEISKRMSDDTIYEVIDFYKCYRAFVRGKVESLKSEEANVPKREATSSHKRATDYFGLSLQYALFGSRPALIVIFGMIGTGKSTLAELISRELNCDVISSDRVRKEILGISPAERKYEAFDRGIYSREITDRVYKEIISRAKQSIEKGKSAILDASFSKRLYRQLVIKAAKSFGIPLFFIQTKTSDKTVRERLLKRENIGKSISDARLDIFENFKQGFEKPGELPRDRHLVVSADKTPVLVLSETLMGLIRKRLIK from the coding sequence ATGAAAAAACAAACTAGAATAGACCGAGCCAAGCTCATTCAATTTCTTTTGAATCCTCTCTCATATCCGCATAAAACAAGAAATGTGAAACACATCCAGACTCATATCTCAGATGTTTTTATAGCGCCACCATTCGTATATAAAGTAAAGAAGCCTGTAGATTTTGGGTTCTTGGATTTCACAAGCCTTAAAAAAAGGAAGTTATTCTGCCAAAAGGAGGTGGACCTAAATAGAAGGCTTTGCAATATATATATTGGAGTTGAAGAAATCTCGATGTCCGATGGAAATTACAAGTTTGGAAAGGGTGATAAGACAATAGAATATGCGGTAAAAATGAAGAGACTACCTGAGAAGTATTTTCTTAAGAATCTTATACATACAGGAAATGTGGGTCTGGACGATCTCAGAAGAATCATAGAAAAACTTGTTGAATTCTATGAATCTCAAAACCACGGAGTCGCTATCAATGATTTTGGAAGGCCTGTAAATATCAAGTCTTTTATATACGGGAATATTTCACTCGTAAAAAGTTTCATTGGAAATACCATTTCCTCTGCAACTCACGAAGCGATTAAATTCTATAATGATATGTTTTTTGAAAGGTATTCCTCGCTATTTCAGGAGCGAATTGAAAAGGGTTTCATTAAGGATTGTCATGGTGACCTCCACCTAAACAACATAAACATCACCCCGAAGTATGTCTGCATTCATGATTGTATTGAATTCAATGATAGATTCAGATTCATCGATATCGCTTCTGATATAGCTTTTTTAGCCATGGATTTGGACTTTAATGGTAGGAGGGACTTTGCGGATTTCGTTGTTTCGGAAATCTCAAAAAGAATGAGCGATGATACAATCTATGAGGTCATAGACTTTTATAAATGTTATAGGGCCTTTGTAAGGGGTAAGGTTGAGAGCTTGAAAAGTGAGGAAGCGAATGTTCCAAAAAGAGAAGCAACGTCATCACACAAAAGAGCTACAGATTATTTTGGACTTTCACTACAATATGCGCTTTTCGGTTCACGGCCGGCATTGATTGTTATTTTTGGAATGATAGGAACTGGGAAGAGCACGCTTGCGGAGCTAATTTCAAGAGAATTAAATTGCGATGTAATCTCATCTGATAGAGTTAGGAAGGAAATACTAGGGATTTCTCCTGCCGAGAGAAAGTACGAAGCTTTTGATAGAGGCATTTATTCAAGGGAAATTACAGATAGGGTTTATAAGGAGATTATTTCTAGAGCAAAACAATCGATTGAGAAAGGTAAGTCGGCCATTTTGGACGCAAGTTTTTCGAAAAGATTATACCGTCAATTAGTGATTAAGGCGGCTAAGTCTTTTGGGATTCCATTATTCTTTATTCAGACAAAGACCAGTGATAAAACTGTTAGGGAAAGGCTTCTCAAAAGAGAAAATATTGGAAAATCTATTTCCGATGCGCGTTTAGACATATTTGAAAATTTTAAACAGGGGTTTGAAAAGCCTGGTGAGCTTCCAAGAGACAGGCATTTAGTTGTAAGCGCTGACAAGACACCAGTTCTGGTGTTAAGTGAGACTTTAATGGGATTGATACGAAAGCGGCTAATTAAATAG
- a CDS encoding ZIP family metal transporter, producing the protein MFIHSIPEGVAIGVGYATGDLRFGILFALAIAVHNIPEGIAITLPLRAKGVSLWTCAGYAILTSVPQPLLAVPSYLLVSVFTPLLPAGLGFAGGAMIYLVASELIPDSLAGCSRKETAWGVMIGLLLMLLITSGLGM; encoded by the coding sequence ATGTTCATTCACAGCATCCCCGAAGGAGTTGCGATAGGCGTCGGTTATGCCACAGGTGATTTAAGATTCGGAATCCTATTTGCATTAGCGATTGCTGTCCATAACATCCCTGAAGGTATTGCTATTACACTCCCCCTGCGTGCAAAGGGTGTATCGCTTTGGACTTGTGCCGGATATGCGATTTTGACCAGCGTGCCTCAGCCGTTACTCGCGGTGCCCTCTTATCTGCTTGTGTCGGTTTTCACGCCGTTGCTGCCCGCGGGATTGGGATTTGCAGGTGGTGCGATGATTTACCTCGTCGCATCGGAACTGATACCCGACAGCCTTGCTGGGTGCTCAAGGAAGGAGACTGCCTGGGGTGTGATGATAGGCTTGCTCTTGATGCTGCTAATAACTTCCGGCTTGGGGATGTGA
- a CDS encoding CBS domain-containing protein produces the protein MVAKDIMKTNVVTVPPSTLVTEAATIMREENIGSLVVVGVDKKLLGIITDRDIVVSVVANSESPLEVLVGDVMTSELITVQENESIFEVLRVLGKNSIRRVPVMRGGRLVGIVSVDDLIVLVVTELSNLASALSSTSKVL, from the coding sequence ATGGTCGCAAAAGATATCATGAAAACGAATGTAGTTACGGTTCCACCCTCTACACTTGTAACAGAGGCAGCTACGATTATGAGGGAAGAGAACATAGGGTCTCTCGTTGTCGTTGGTGTTGATAAAAAACTACTTGGAATTATTACTGACAGGGATATCGTTGTGTCAGTGGTGGCTAATAGTGAAAGTCCACTTGAGGTTTTAGTTGGAGATGTTATGACCAGTGAATTGATTACTGTTCAGGAAAATGAGAGTATATTTGAGGTACTCAGGGTGCTTGGAAAGAATTCTATAAGGAGAGTCCCAGTCATGAGGGGAGGAAGGTTGGTTGGAATAGTTTCGGTAGATGATCTTATAGTTTTGGTAGTTACCGAGCTTTCAAATCTTGCCTCGGCTCTGAGTAGTACATCGAAAGTTCTTTAG
- a CDS encoding HAD-IC family P-type ATPase codes for MKISSLLDENSIGLNLKVKRREEAIQELVSILHRAKKIKNPDQLFDALINEGNNTHYTYLDRVAIPHALIDGIDEVVACFATFMPGVEFEAEDQRLVQIVFLFLSPIGESETHLQILSKAEGLFQNQKLCEAFLRVDTKKGIIAEILTAERMGWDTYINLSEEEVLVELETTEGGLSEQEANRRLDLYGPNILEKIRGKPLLLRFSGNLTNLFAVLLWVAGVLAFIANIPELGFAIIAVIIINAIFSFWQEYKAEKAVEALRQLIPSYSRVFRDGKEKKILSSEIVPGDVILLGEGDRVPADGRLFETFDMRVDNSALTGESRPIYKISEPLADGKNFIWSELPNLVFGGTSVLAGSGEAIVIATGMHSEIGKIARLTQVIKEELSPLQKELINVTKVITVIAVCMGIAFFILGNYVANLTTIQSFIFAIGIIVANVPEGLLPTVSLALAMAVQRMARRNVVIKRLSSVETLGCTTVICTDKTGTLTTNQVSVVRLWFDNKVFEITGAGYDPRGEILHNTSQLSEGDLNSTGFELIFKICSLCNNADLKAPSPEKPYWNVSGDPTEGALLAFAQKAGFDYSEIKSRNPRIFQLSFDSVRKRMSTINEYDENKIIANVKGAPREVLSLCDSVFIDGSRQELTDEVKSSIMKNLDHFAGDGLRVLGLAYKQVEKKETYTLEEVETELTFLGLVGMMDPPRPEVQGAVSLCHSAGIKVIMITGDYGLTALSIAKRIGLSRDDNARVITGYEISEMTDIELTELLKGREVIFARVSPEHKMRIVDALKNMGEVVAVTGDGVNDAPALKRADVGVAMGLRGTDVAREAATMIITDDNFASIVAGIEEGRAIYSNIKKFVTYIFASNVPEIVPFILFVLFKIPLPLTIMQILAVDLGTDLVPALGLGAETSEPGVMSQPPRSLKKRLLDIPLLFRAYGFLGMIEAMACMAGYFFVYYSSGWRPGMDLASSGPIYLKATTMCLAGIVATQIGNVFACRTERESVFKIGFSTNRLILFGILTEIFLIMMIVYFEPMQKIFNTFSLSLVDWIVLCCFIPIIFFAEEFRKYLIRYKKKKNDVE; via the coding sequence AATTTGAAGCTGAAGACCAGAGACTTGTCCAAATAGTTTTTCTGTTCCTCTCACCCATTGGAGAAAGTGAAACCCACCTTCAAATCCTCTCGAAAGCCGAGGGATTGTTTCAAAACCAAAAACTCTGTGAAGCTTTTCTCCGTGTCGATACCAAGAAGGGGATAATCGCAGAAATCTTGACCGCAGAGAGAATGGGATGGGACACGTACATCAATCTGTCTGAAGAAGAGGTTTTAGTGGAACTAGAAACGACCGAAGGTGGACTATCTGAACAAGAGGCAAACAGGAGACTAGATTTGTACGGGCCGAATATACTCGAAAAGATTCGCGGTAAGCCCTTACTCCTTCGCTTTTCGGGGAATCTCACCAACCTTTTTGCAGTACTTTTATGGGTAGCCGGTGTACTGGCGTTTATTGCTAATATCCCAGAATTGGGGTTTGCGATCATAGCTGTAATCATTATCAATGCCATCTTCTCATTCTGGCAGGAGTATAAAGCTGAAAAGGCAGTTGAAGCCCTGAGACAGCTTATACCCTCCTACAGTCGAGTTTTCAGAGATGGTAAAGAAAAAAAAATACTGAGCTCAGAGATAGTTCCTGGGGACGTAATTCTCCTCGGGGAGGGAGACAGAGTACCGGCGGATGGAAGGCTTTTTGAAACCTTCGACATGCGCGTTGATAACTCCGCATTAACAGGTGAATCTCGACCGATTTATAAGATTTCTGAGCCTTTGGCGGACGGTAAGAATTTCATCTGGAGTGAATTGCCAAATTTAGTCTTCGGAGGGACAAGTGTACTGGCAGGATCCGGCGAGGCTATCGTCATCGCTACAGGGATGCATTCTGAAATTGGGAAAATCGCCAGGCTTACCCAGGTAATAAAAGAAGAGCTAAGTCCACTCCAAAAGGAATTGATAAACGTAACCAAAGTAATAACCGTTATAGCAGTATGTATGGGAATCGCTTTTTTCATACTGGGAAATTATGTCGCGAACCTTACGACGATTCAGAGTTTTATCTTTGCCATCGGTATAATCGTCGCAAACGTACCCGAAGGCCTTCTACCAACCGTAAGCTTGGCTCTCGCCATGGCCGTTCAAAGAATGGCTAGGCGTAATGTAGTGATAAAACGTCTCTCTTCCGTAGAAACCCTTGGTTGCACAACGGTGATATGTACTGACAAGACCGGAACGCTTACCACAAACCAGGTGAGTGTAGTCAGACTCTGGTTCGATAACAAGGTATTCGAGATCACTGGAGCTGGATATGATCCACGGGGCGAAATTCTCCACAATACTTCACAGCTTTCCGAGGGAGACCTGAACTCAACGGGATTTGAATTGATATTTAAAATCTGCAGTCTCTGCAACAACGCAGATCTTAAGGCACCCTCGCCTGAGAAGCCCTATTGGAATGTTTCAGGAGATCCCACCGAGGGCGCATTACTTGCGTTTGCTCAGAAGGCTGGCTTTGATTACAGCGAAATCAAAAGTAGGAACCCTAGGATATTTCAACTATCTTTTGACTCGGTAAGAAAGCGGATGTCCACGATTAATGAATATGATGAAAATAAAATAATTGCCAATGTAAAGGGCGCGCCCCGAGAGGTGCTTTCCCTGTGTGACTCGGTTTTTATAGACGGCAGCAGGCAAGAACTAACGGACGAAGTAAAAAGCAGCATTATGAAAAATCTCGATCATTTTGCCGGTGATGGGCTCAGGGTTTTAGGACTGGCTTATAAACAAGTAGAGAAAAAGGAAACCTACACCTTGGAAGAGGTTGAAACAGAGCTTACCTTTCTCGGACTTGTAGGGATGATGGACCCGCCCCGCCCAGAGGTACAGGGGGCAGTTAGCCTCTGCCATAGTGCCGGTATAAAAGTCATTATGATAACAGGCGACTACGGGCTCACAGCCCTCTCAATCGCTAAAAGAATTGGTCTTTCCAGGGATGATAACGCGAGGGTTATCACCGGCTACGAGATTTCCGAGATGACTGATATCGAACTTACAGAACTCTTAAAGGGAAGAGAGGTTATATTTGCCAGGGTCTCTCCGGAGCACAAGATGAGGATCGTGGATGCTCTCAAGAATATGGGAGAAGTCGTCGCGGTTACAGGGGATGGAGTCAACGATGCACCTGCTCTTAAGAGAGCAGATGTCGGAGTCGCAATGGGCCTTCGAGGAACGGACGTCGCAAGAGAGGCTGCTACCATGATTATCACCGATGACAACTTCGCGAGTATAGTGGCGGGTATTGAGGAGGGAAGGGCAATTTATTCGAACATAAAGAAATTTGTTACCTATATTTTTGCGTCCAACGTTCCGGAGATAGTTCCCTTTATTCTCTTTGTCCTCTTTAAGATTCCGCTACCCCTTACAATAATGCAGATATTGGCGGTCGATCTAGGCACCGATCTGGTTCCAGCATTAGGGCTGGGAGCCGAAACATCTGAGCCCGGTGTGATGAGTCAACCCCCCAGGTCTTTAAAGAAGCGACTTTTAGACATACCCCTATTATTTCGCGCCTATGGCTTTCTGGGAATGATTGAAGCCATGGCTTGTATGGCTGGTTATTTCTTCGTCTATTACTCTTCGGGATGGCGTCCCGGAATGGATCTTGCCTCGTCTGGCCCAATTTATCTAAAGGCCACTACAATGTGCCTCGCGGGAATAGTGGCTACACAAATAGGAAATGTCTTTGCTTGCCGAACAGAAAGGGAGTCAGTTTTTAAGATTGGCTTTTCTACAAACAGATTGATACTATTTGGTATATTAACGGAGATATTTCTGATCATGATGATAGTCTACTTTGAACCAATGCAAAAAATATTTAATACATTTTCGTTGTCACTCGTTGATTGGATTGTTCTCTGTTGTTTTATACCCATTATATTTTTTGCAGAGGAGTTTAGAAAATATCTTATCAGATATAAAAAGAAGAAGAACGATGTGGAATAA